The window GCTTGCAGGCTGTATTGATATGCATTAGCTGAATCGCCCTGTGCATAGGCATTCGCAATACGATTGAGCAAATTGATTCTTGCAGTATCTGTACGGATTGTATTCAGTTGCTCTTTCAGCGAAGCAATCTTGGTTGCGTTTTGTGCGAATGCAATAGATAATAGTAAGGACAGCAGCAAAAACAGTCTCATGTAGTGAAGGGTTAATAGCAGACTTAAAGATAGTTGGCAGTTTGTTCACAACGAAGCTATACCCTTGTTTTTTGAAGCAGATACCCTGACTCGGGTATTTTTGTACTTGCTTAATTCCATTTGATGCAATGGGCATAGTATAATTCTTGCTTCAGCAAGGCTGTAAAAATTAAATAAGCACCTGCGAAATCAGGCTCCCATTCCATCCGGCGCATGATTTCTTCCGGGCCCGGTCTTGGTTCGGTAATACCGCTCAATACTTGTTGCGCAAGCTGTAAAAAGAATGCTTGTTCGGCTTCTAAAAAAACAAGATCAGTATATGCGGTATTATACACCATACTTCATCAGTCTTTGTATTTTATCTCGTTAATCTATACAAGAACACAGCTGTTCTTTGAATCAATAAAGGGTACTCTTTTAGATTGATTGTTTCACCTGGTGCATGTGCGCCTCGGCCCGATGCACCCAATCCATCCAAACAGTCTAGATACTGTGCTACATAAGAAATATCACCTGCGCCCCTGCTGCCGGGATTACCCGGATTTACTTTACCCAAACCCATGGCTTCGCTGACTGCACTTAATTGAACAGCGAGCTTTGCGTTACCTTCCGTGGGCGACATGGCAGGAATACCATCACTGAATTGAATACTGGCTTTGGTGCGGGGCAGTGATTGGCCAACAATCTGTCGCATGGTATTGCGTGCATTTTCTTTTTGCGTTTCAGAGATAAATCGCAAATCACCAATCACGACTGTTTTGGGAGAAATGATATTGGTCTTTCCAGATACCGTACCACTTTGTGCATTTTCCTGATAGTTTAATTCAGAACCACCCATGAATAATCCCGGATTGAATGTGAGGTATTGTTCCTTACTCAATGTCTCACGAAAGCTGTTCACAATACGTGCAGCTTCATAAATCGCACCATAACCAGCAGCGCCAAAAACACCGGAAGAATGTGCTTGTTTGCCTTCTACTTCCAAATGCCAGCCGCTAGCGCCACGGCGTGCAGTAGCAACTGTATTCAGATTGGTAGCAGTTTCAAAAGCCAAAGCAATATTATGTTCTTTCGCACGCGCGATAAAATCACCTCTGGATATTTCTCTAGGATGACCTGCATTTTCTTCATCACCAGTCATGTACACCGTGATATTGGTTTCATCCAACATACGCAATTGATGCATGGCTTTCAATGCAGCAATGATGAGTACATCTCCGCCCTTCATATCATTCACACCCTGACCAGTTGCTGTACTGTCATTCAACATAGTAAATGGATTGGCAGGCATGTCTGGTTCAAATACGGTGTCTAAATGACCAATCAGAAAAAGTTTTTTTCCCTTCTTACCCTTTCTGTAAGCAACCAAGTGTCCTGCACGTTTCAACGAATCAGGCATCGCAATCCACTCTACCGTAAAACCCAAAGCCCTTAATTCTTTTGCATATAATTCGCCAACGGCTTTTACACCATTGATGTTGAATGTGCCACTATTGATATTTACTGATTGCTTCAAGAGCTCAATGGTTTGCGGCATTGCTTGTTTAATCAGATGTGTCAGCTGTTGCTCCTGACTGCTCAGTTGGGCATGTGCAAAGAGATTCAGGAATAGGCACAAGGCGAGTAAGGGCTTTCTCATTAACAAGGGTTTGTATGAAGATAGGCAATGGATAAAATCATTAATTGAAATGACTGACGAAAATCATGGTATGCGATACGAAAACCGATTAGTTTGCTGTCATGAAAATGATATGGGTACTCCTCTTTTGTGCAATTGCTTCGCAATTGTCGGCACAGGATAGTGCAAAACACCGCTGGCAGGGTGGTGCTGAGTTGGATGTATTGCCTTATGCACTCGGCGGCTATTTTGCTGCAGGATGGGTGGGTAAAAATCAAACCCGCATCAGACTGCTTACGGCAGATGTGCGCAAACCAGATATCACTACCACCAAGGGTTTCACCAAACATCGTATTCATGCATATGCTTTGGTGGCGGATTATTTTTTCAAACCAAATTGGACCGGCTTTTGGATTGGCGGTGGTGCAGTCTTGTGGAATAGCAACATTCAGGAAAAAAGTTCAAGCAAGTCTGCTAGTTTCAGTAACTACCTTTTGAATGGGAGCGCAGGTTATCACTATCGTTTTGGAAAACGATACTATCTCTCGCCATGGGCGGGCATTAGTCTTCGGGTAGCTGGCGATAAAAACATACTGGTAGGCAGTTCGCGCTACACTTTGCCCTTATTAAATCCGGAAGCTTCTCTCAAACTGGGCATAGTTTTCTAAAAAATATGTGATAGGGTATCACATATTTTCTTACCAATAATCATGTACAATAACCGATACGGTATTTTGGCTTTTGTGCTTTTTCTTGCGCACGCATTTTCGTTGCAAAAAAAGTATGATGCGTAGTTTTTTAAGTGTATGTACTGGTATTGTTTGTTTATTAACAGCATGTACCAAACCTGTTCCCTTTGTACCGGATACCAAAGCTGCTTTAACCATCACGACTCATTTTTTAAATGGTAGCTCAACCAGTGTGCAGTTAGATGCGGTAGAATTAAGGGCGAATAGTTATATCAGCAAAGTGAACAACGGTGGTGGCGATCTGCCCTTCCTAAGTATCACCGGCGTGAATCAAGAAGATGGTAAAGAGTATGTATTCACGTTTACTGGAAAGCAGGCAGGCTCACATGAATTGATTTCCGCTGTACACAACTTCCCTTCAGCCAATCAGCTAGTGCGACCATTATTGGGTATTGTGTTAAGTCCCAATTCAACACAGTATAGTCTGGAGCCGGCTGCTGGTACAGTTGCACTGCGTTATAGTGCGGTGAACAAAATCATGACTGGTGAAATTGTGAATCTGCGTTTTAATCAAGGTATGACCGACCCACTGCAGCGTTCGCATATTATTGTGAACGGTAATTTTCAGGATTTGCCCTACCGTCAATAAAAATTGCGCCTTTGCGTATCTTGGAAAAAATTCTAGTATGCAAAGGCGTATTTTATTTTGTCTCCTCGTGTTGGTGCAAGCAGTATATGCACAAAAGCCAATATCCAAAATTGCTTTTGGTTCCTGCGGGCATGAAGACCACCCTTTGCCGGTATTTCGCACCGTTGTGCAACACAAACCTGATCTCTTTATTTTTCTGGGCGATAATATCTATGCCGATACAGATGATATGCAGGTGATGCGCCGCAAGTATGCACAGCTGGCTGCTAACAAGGGTTTTCAGGCATTGCGTGCATCTACACCCATCATTGCCACTTGGGATGATCATGATTTTGGTCGTAACGATGCGGGTAGACATTATCCATATAAAGATTCATCTAAGCAAATCTTTTTAGAATTTTTCAAAGAGCCTGCAACATCTGCGCGTAGACAACATGCAGGTATCTATACTTCGTATTATTATCAGCAGTATGGTAAAACATTGCAGATTATTCTGCTTGATAACAGAACCTTTCGAGATAATCTATTGCCTTATCGTGGCGAAGTGAAAAATGATCCGCGTTATAAATACGAATTGGATTATGCGCCACATACCAGCAAGGATTCTACTTTATTAGGTGAAGCGCAATGGCAATGGCTGGAGCAGGAATTGCGTAAGCCGGCTGATTTGCGCATCATTGGTTCCAGTACACAGTTTTCTATTGAGTTCAATGGCTATGAAGCTTGGGCCAATTTTCCGCATGAGCAAGAGCGCATGTTGAACTTGATTAAAGAGACAAAAGCCAATGGTGTGTTGTTCTTGTCTGGCGATGTACACTATGCAGAATTATCAAAACTGCAGTATCCGGGTTTGTATCCCATCTATGATTTAACATCAAGCGGATTGTCTTCTACCTGGGATTTTGCTACGCCCAATCGCAATCGTATCAAGGGTCCCGTAATGGAGAATCATTTTGGAATGGTGACCATTGATTGGCAAAAAGCTGATCCGCTCATCCAACTGGAGATTAAAGACGTGCCGGGCAAACAAAGAATTCTACATCAACTGAAACTGAGCGAATTACAATTGAAATAAGCAGTAAGCATCATTGTGTAATCGCCTTTCATCCAAAAATTTTTTCTGCTTCCGAAAAAATCTAGCAGTTTTGCACTGCTTCAAGTTTACGAATATGAACAACTAATCATGTTCCGCGAGCGCGGAACAGCTTTTTCAAATCTCTGGCAGCACTGCTGCATTTCCTGTTTACATTGTATTCATTGACCTTGCGTATACAAACTCGTGTACGTACTAAAACAACTGTATGCTTACGCATAAATTCAAACATTTTATACAACTCGTTCGTCAGTCGCTGCGCGGCGATGAACATGATTATACTTCGGGTAGTATCCGACAAGCCATTGTGCTCTTAGCCATTCCCATGATTCTGGAACTGAGTCTGGAGAGTGTGTTTGCGGTAGTAGATATGTATTTCGTTGGACATATGGCCAATGCAGAAGTAGCGGTAGCTACTGTGGGTTTAACAGAATCCATGATCACCATTATTTATTCCATTGCTATCGGTTTAAGTACGGCAGCAACCGCTATGGTATCGCGCCGTATCGGCGAAAAAGATCCGGAAGCTGCTGCAAGAGCCGGTGTGCAGTCCATCATCATTGCTGTAGTAGCGTCATTGGTCATCAGTGCTATTGGTCTTTTCTTCGCACCTGAATTATTGGGTATGATGGGTGCCCAGCCGGAAGTAATGGCAGAGGGTGCATCTTTTACACGCATTATGCTGGGTGGTTCAACAGTGATTGTATTGTTATTCCTCATCAATGGTATTTTCCGCGGTGCGGGTGATGCAGCGATCGCCATGCGCAGCTTATGGCTAGCCAGCGGATTGAACATTGTGCTTTGTCCGCTCTTCATTTATGGCATTGGCGATTGGGAAGGTTGGGGACTAAAAGGCGCAGCCATTGCCACCACCATTGGTAGAGGAAGTGGTGTATTGTATCAATGCTGGCATTTGTTTAAAGGGGATCACATGATTCGCTTTAAGCGGAAGTATCTGCAGATTGATATGAAGCTCATTCGTTCGCTGATTGGTATTGCTTGGCCGGCAACATTGCAGTTTATTATTACATCAGGTAGTTGGATTGTGCTGGCTTGGATTGTATCTACCACGGGTGGTACAACTGCTTCGGCAGGATATCAAATCGCGATTCGGAATGTGGTCTTTTTCATCTTACCCGCATGGGGTTTGAGTAATGCAGCTGCTACTTTGGTGGGACAAAACCTGGGTGCACAAAGACCAGACCGTGCGAAGCAAAGTGTGTTTCTGGCTGCACAGTACAATGCCATCTTCATGGCTTTTGTGATGCTGCTCTTTGTATTTTTTCCGCAACCCATCATTGGCATCTTCACGCGTGATGCGGCTGTGCAGGAAGTAGGTGTGCGTGCGTTGCGCATTATTGGCTATGGCTATATCTTTTATGGTATTGGTATGGTGATGATGCAGGCATTGAATGGTGCGGGCGATACAAAATCGCCTACATGGATCAGCCTGATTTGTTTCTGGGGCTTTCAAGTACCATTGGCCTATCTGTTGGCCAAGACAGGTGGGATGGGTCCCACCGGTGCCTTTATTGCCGTACCAGCAGCAGAAACTTTGATTGCTTTACTTACTTGGTGGTGGTTCCGCCGAGGTAAGTGGAGTAAGGTAGTGGTGTAATTACTGCTGATCGTTTTTTCTGCGCACCAGTAATAACCATTCCTGATCCAGCGGTAGCCAGCCCTGATCGTAACAAAAGAAATAGGTATTGCCTTTTTGGTTGGTATAGGTATGGGTGTGGTATTGAAAATGAAAACCCATGGATACCAACCGGGCTTTGGGAATTTTTTGCATGGACTGATCCTGTGGCAATAATTGCTGCAGGATCTTTCTGTTTTTCTGTAATACCTGATTGATCTGTTTGATATAGGCGATGTTCGCCTCCTGCTGTTTGCGCAGGTTGTTGAACGTGTTGCGACAGCCATCGTCGCAGAATTTTTTGTCGGCCCGCCCTCTGATGGTTCTTCCGCAGGAAAGGCAGTTTCTTGTTTCAGTCATAGTTTGCTGATTTAGAAATGCTTTCACTGGAGGCTATTGCAATTTATTAAACCGATTTGAAATTTTCAAACGCTTATACACGGATAGAAACGCTTAAATACCGACTAAGGCTTTTCGTCAAACCCATTTTTGTGTTGTCAGCCGAGGGCCCAGGCTGAATGAAATAACAACATTCATCACTACCCGCAAGGGTAAAAATTAACGATCATGAACACATTAAAAAACAGCGTAAGACTAGCAGGTAATCTGGGTAATGCACCCGAAATCAAGACAACAGAAGGTGGCAAGAAAATGGCGCGTTTTGCTTTAGCTACCAATGAATCTTATCGAAATGCCAAAGGTGAAAAAGTAACCGAAACACAATGGCACAATCTGGTTGCCTGGGGTAAAGTGGCAGAAATTGCAGAGAAGCTATTGCAAAAGGGTACTGAAGTAACCGTAGATGGCAAACTGGTGAACAGAACCTACACAGATAAGCAGGGCGAGAAAAAGTATATCACTGAAGTGGTGGTAAGCGAGTTGTTGGTAACAGGCAACAAGCCCAAAGCTTAATAAGAACCCTTTCTTCCATTCCATATATCGGGGCCGCCGCAGGCGGCCCCATCTTTTTATCCCATGCATGATTGAATTAGAGATGTTAAGCTTGAATTATACACATTACGCAAATCGCCTATATCAAAATTTTATTCAAGCAGATTAAACATTTAAATTGTTGAGCATTCTGACACTACATGCTAACCCAGTCAGCAGCTGCGCAAAGCTGCACCATCATCAGTGCCCATGGCAATACCGCTGTCTGGGAAGATTCAGCTAATGGACAACGCTCTTTGCATGCAGCAATAGCTATTGAAGCTGGTTCAAGTATTGCTGATTTTCAAGCGGCCGCTATCATGCATACCCCATCTTATCTTACTGTGCAGAAAGATGATGATGAGCATATTCATCTAACGCCTGCACACTTGCAATATGTGAACCATAGCTGTGCACCTAATGCGTTTTTCGATACAACGTATATGTCATTGATTGCACTGAAAGCTATAGCTGCTGGTGAAGAGATCACTTTTTTCTATCCTTCATCTGAATGGGATATGGCGCAAAGCTTTTCTTGCCGTTGCGGTAGTGAACAATGTTTGGGTGAGATCAAAGGTGCAGCCCATCTGCCCGCTGATGTGTTGATCCGTTATCACCTCACTGATTATATCAACCGAAAAATTCAGGAAAATTGCTCGGAGCGCCGGTAAAACCATCAGGGAAAAAGCAAACCAATCAGACCACACTTGCACCAGATCAGTGCATGATTTGGGTATTGGCACCGCATCTGGAATCGGAAGATCCCAATATCAGTTACTACTACGATTTTACGCAAAGTATTGCTGAATACACAACGGTTTTTACCGAGCTGAATATGATTTGGCGCTGGCAGCCGGTAACCATGCAGAACTTCGCTGTCATTATCAATGATATTCAAAAAGAAAGTGGCGATCTCTTTCCTTTTGTACTCAATCTCTGCGATGGAGATGAAATCAACGGAGTACCTGGTGTATCGGTGATTAATGCATTGGAAGCGGCCGGACTCTGTTATTCCGGTGCAGATCAGCATTTTTACCGCATCACTACTTCTAAAC is drawn from Chitinophagales bacterium and contains these coding sequences:
- a CDS encoding M20/M25/M40 family metallo-hydrolase; the encoded protein is MRKPLLALCLFLNLFAHAQLSSQEQQLTHLIKQAMPQTIELLKQSVNINSGTFNINGVKAVGELYAKELRALGFTVEWIAMPDSLKRAGHLVAYRKGKKGKKLFLIGHLDTVFEPDMPANPFTMLNDSTATGQGVNDMKGGDVLIIAALKAMHQLRMLDETNITVYMTGDEENAGHPREISRGDFIARAKEHNIALAFETATNLNTVATARRGASGWHLEVEGKQAHSSGVFGAAGYGAIYEAARIVNSFRETLSKEQYLTFNPGLFMGGSELNYQENAQSGTVSGKTNIISPKTVVIGDLRFISETQKENARNTMRQIVGQSLPRTKASIQFSDGIPAMSPTEGNAKLAVQLSAVSEAMGLGKVNPGNPGSRGAGDISYVAQYLDCLDGLGASGRGAHAPGETINLKEYPLLIQRTAVFLYRLTR
- a CDS encoding alkaline phosphatase family protein, with product MQRRILFCLLVLVQAVYAQKPISKIAFGSCGHEDHPLPVFRTVVQHKPDLFIFLGDNIYADTDDMQVMRRKYAQLAANKGFQALRASTPIIATWDDHDFGRNDAGRHYPYKDSSKQIFLEFFKEPATSARRQHAGIYTSYYYQQYGKTLQIILLDNRTFRDNLLPYRGEVKNDPRYKYELDYAPHTSKDSTLLGEAQWQWLEQELRKPADLRIIGSSTQFSIEFNGYEAWANFPHEQERMLNLIKETKANGVLFLSGDVHYAELSKLQYPGLYPIYDLTSSGLSSTWDFATPNRNRIKGPVMENHFGMVTIDWQKADPLIQLEIKDVPGKQRILHQLKLSELQLK
- a CDS encoding MATE family efflux transporter; protein product: MLTHKFKHFIQLVRQSLRGDEHDYTSGSIRQAIVLLAIPMILELSLESVFAVVDMYFVGHMANAEVAVATVGLTESMITIIYSIAIGLSTAATAMVSRRIGEKDPEAAARAGVQSIIIAVVASLVISAIGLFFAPELLGMMGAQPEVMAEGASFTRIMLGGSTVIVLLFLINGIFRGAGDAAIAMRSLWLASGLNIVLCPLFIYGIGDWEGWGLKGAAIATTIGRGSGVLYQCWHLFKGDHMIRFKRKYLQIDMKLIRSLIGIAWPATLQFIITSGSWIVLAWIVSTTGGTTASAGYQIAIRNVVFFILPAWGLSNAAATLVGQNLGAQRPDRAKQSVFLAAQYNAIFMAFVMLLFVFFPQPIIGIFTRDAAVQEVGVRALRIIGYGYIFYGIGMVMMQALNGAGDTKSPTWISLICFWGFQVPLAYLLAKTGGMGPTGAFIAVPAAETLIALLTWWWFRRGKWSKVVV
- a CDS encoding single-stranded DNA-binding protein, whose protein sequence is MNTLKNSVRLAGNLGNAPEIKTTEGGKKMARFALATNESYRNAKGEKVTETQWHNLVAWGKVAEIAEKLLQKGTEVTVDGKLVNRTYTDKQGEKKYITEVVVSELLVTGNKPKA
- a CDS encoding SET domain-containing protein, whose translation is MLTQSAAAQSCTIISAHGNTAVWEDSANGQRSLHAAIAIEAGSSIADFQAAAIMHTPSYLTVQKDDDEHIHLTPAHLQYVNHSCAPNAFFDTTYMSLIALKAIAAGEEITFFYPSSEWDMAQSFSCRCGSEQCLGEIKGAAHLPADVLIRYHLTDYINRKIQENCSERR